In one Sphingomonas sp. S1-29 genomic region, the following are encoded:
- the rpoB gene encoding DNA-directed RNA polymerase subunit beta, with amino-acid sequence MATQASDGGAASQRIERSTVKRRIRKVFGDNHEVVQMPNLIEVQRESYEQFLRSDPSIGYVSGLEKTLRSVFPIRDFAGTAELDFVNYELEPPKFDTEECRQRGITYAAPMRVTLRLIVFEVDADTEARSVLDIKEQDVYMGDMPLMTGNGTFIVNGTERVIVSQMHRSPGVLFDHDRGKTHASGKYLFAARVIPYRGSWLDFEFDAKDIVNVRIDRKRKLPVTTLLYALGMNSEEILNHFYNRVTYVRGEGGWQIPFAAENWRGQKPMFDIVDAKSGEIMFPAGQKISPRAANKAAKDGLTDLLIPTEEIFGRYSAYDLINETTGEIYVEAGDEIDAENLELLDKAGIDTVELLDIDHVSTGPWIRNTLKVDKAEEREQALSDIYRVMRPGEPPTLETAESLFSGLFFDPDRYDLSAVGRVKLNMRLDLDVEDTVTTLRTDDILEVVKTLVNLKDGKGEVDDIDNLGNRRVRSVGELLENQYRVGLLRMERAVKERMSSVDVSTVMPNDLINAKPAVAAVREFFGSSQLSQFMDQTNPLSEVTHKRRVSALGPGGLTRERAGFEVRDVHPTHYGRICPIETPEGPNIGLINSLATFSRVNKYGFIETPYRKIVDGKVTNDVVYLSAMEEQKHTVAQASAALHPDNSFSEELVSARQAGEFLMALPDQVTLMDVSPKQLVSVAASLIPFLENDDANRALMGSNMQRQAVPLVQAEAPFVGTGMEQTVARDSGAAISAKRAGVVDQVDATRIVIRATGEVEATASGVDIYTLMKFQRSNQNTCINQRPLVQVGDIVKAGDVLADGPSTEFGELALGRNSLVAFMPWNGYNYEDSILISERIVKDDVFTSIHIEEFEVMARDTKLGPEDITRDIPNVGEEALRNLDEAGIVYIGAEVEPGDILAGKITPKGESPMTPEEKLLRAIFGEKASDVRDTSLRLPPGVAGTVVEVRVFNRHGIDKDERAMAIEREEIERLKKDSDDERGILNRATWSRLKEMLLGQTATAAPKGVKKGVVIDDALLDSVERHEWWKFGVADDGVQSNLEAVKVQYDEAAKKITDKFHDRRDKLERGDELPPGVLKMVKVFVAVKRKLQPGDKMAGRHGNKGVISRILPQEDMPFLEDGTPVDLVLNPLGVPSRMNVGQIFETHLGWAARGLGRQITQALEEWREANPNPEPGAMPDAVKDRLKTVYGEKYHAEIDERNGDQIIELAQHLKNGVPMATPVFDGAREADVAAMLELAGLDPSGQVTLFDGRTGDAFDRKVTVGYIYMLKLHHLVDDKIHARSIGPYSLVTQQPLGGKAQFGGQRFGEMEVWALQAYGAAYTLQEMLTVKSDDVVGRTKVYEAIVKGDDTFEAGIPESFNVLVKEMRSLGLNVELKTMELGYDSDGVQIAAE; translated from the coding sequence ATGGCAACCCAGGCATCAGACGGCGGCGCGGCATCGCAGCGCATCGAGCGCAGCACCGTGAAGCGGCGCATCCGCAAGGTCTTCGGCGACAACCACGAAGTGGTGCAGATGCCGAACCTGATCGAAGTGCAGCGCGAAAGCTATGAGCAGTTCCTGCGCAGCGATCCGTCGATCGGTTATGTCTCGGGCCTCGAAAAGACGCTGCGTTCGGTCTTCCCGATCCGCGATTTCGCCGGCACCGCCGAGCTCGATTTCGTCAATTACGAGCTAGAGCCGCCGAAGTTCGATACCGAGGAATGCCGCCAGCGCGGGATCACCTATGCCGCGCCGATGCGCGTCACGCTTCGCCTGATCGTGTTCGAGGTCGACGCCGATACCGAGGCGCGCAGCGTGCTCGATATCAAGGAGCAGGACGTGTACATGGGCGACATGCCGCTGATGACGGGGAACGGCACGTTCATCGTCAACGGCACCGAGCGCGTGATCGTCAGCCAGATGCACCGTTCGCCGGGCGTGCTGTTCGACCATGATCGCGGCAAGACCCATGCATCGGGCAAGTACCTCTTCGCCGCGCGCGTCATTCCGTATCGCGGTTCGTGGCTCGATTTCGAATTCGATGCCAAGGACATCGTCAACGTCCGCATCGATCGCAAGCGCAAGCTGCCGGTTACGACGCTGCTCTACGCGCTGGGCATGAACAGCGAGGAAATCCTCAACCACTTCTACAACCGCGTCACCTATGTGCGCGGCGAAGGCGGTTGGCAGATCCCGTTCGCCGCCGAGAATTGGCGCGGGCAAAAGCCGATGTTCGACATCGTCGACGCCAAGTCGGGCGAGATCATGTTCCCCGCCGGCCAGAAGATCAGCCCGCGCGCCGCGAACAAGGCGGCCAAGGACGGCCTGACCGACCTGCTGATCCCGACCGAGGAAATCTTCGGTCGCTACTCGGCCTATGACCTGATCAATGAGACCACCGGCGAAATCTATGTCGAGGCGGGCGACGAGATCGACGCCGAGAATCTCGAACTGCTCGACAAGGCAGGCATCGACACCGTCGAACTGCTCGACATCGACCATGTCTCGACCGGTCCGTGGATCCGCAACACGCTCAAGGTCGACAAGGCCGAAGAGCGCGAGCAGGCGCTGTCGGACATCTACCGCGTGATGCGCCCCGGCGAGCCGCCGACGCTTGAGACCGCAGAATCGCTGTTCAGCGGCCTGTTCTTCGATCCCGATCGCTATGACCTGTCGGCGGTCGGCCGCGTCAAGCTGAACATGCGCCTCGACCTCGATGTCGAGGACACGGTGACGACGCTGCGTACCGACGACATTCTCGAGGTCGTCAAGACGCTCGTGAACCTGAAGGACGGCAAGGGCGAAGTCGACGACATCGACAATCTCGGCAACCGCCGCGTGCGTTCGGTGGGCGAATTGCTCGAGAACCAGTATCGCGTCGGCCTGCTCCGCATGGAGCGCGCGGTGAAGGAGCGGATGTCGTCGGTCGATGTCTCGACGGTGATGCCCAACGACCTGATCAACGCAAAGCCCGCGGTTGCGGCGGTGCGCGAATTCTTCGGCTCGTCGCAGCTGTCGCAGTTCATGGATCAGACCAACCCGCTGTCGGAAGTCACCCACAAGCGCCGTGTGTCGGCGCTTGGACCGGGCGGTCTGACGCGCGAGCGCGCCGGCTTCGAAGTCCGCGACGTCCATCCGACGCACTACGGCCGGATCTGCCCGATCGAGACGCCGGAAGGCCCGAACATCGGCCTGATCAACTCGCTGGCCACCTTCAGCCGCGTGAACAAGTACGGCTTCATCGAGACGCCGTACCGCAAGATCGTCGACGGCAAGGTGACCAACGACGTCGTCTATCTGTCGGCGATGGAAGAGCAGAAGCACACCGTTGCGCAGGCATCGGCGGCGCTGCACCCCGACAACAGCTTCTCCGAGGAGCTGGTTTCGGCACGCCAGGCGGGCGAATTCCTGATGGCGTTGCCCGATCAGGTGACGCTGATGGACGTCAGCCCCAAGCAGCTCGTGTCGGTCGCGGCATCGCTCATTCCGTTCTTGGAAAACGATGACGCCAACCGCGCGCTGATGGGATCGAACATGCAGCGTCAGGCTGTGCCGCTGGTTCAGGCCGAGGCACCGTTTGTCGGCACCGGCATGGAACAGACCGTGGCACGCGATTCGGGTGCGGCTATCTCGGCCAAGCGTGCTGGCGTCGTCGATCAGGTCGATGCGACGCGTATCGTCATCCGCGCGACCGGCGAGGTCGAGGCGACTGCGAGCGGCGTCGACATCTACACGCTGATGAAGTTCCAGCGTTCGAACCAGAACACCTGCATCAACCAGCGCCCGCTGGTGCAGGTCGGCGACATCGTGAAGGCCGGCGACGTGCTGGCCGACGGCCCGTCGACCGAGTTCGGCGAGCTGGCGCTGGGGCGCAACAGCCTGGTCGCGTTCATGCCGTGGAATGGCTATAATTATGAGGATTCGATCCTCATCAGCGAACGCATCGTGAAGGACGACGTCTTCACCTCGATCCATATCGAGGAATTCGAAGTCATGGCGCGCGATACCAAGCTGGGGCCAGAGGACATCACCCGCGACATCCCTAACGTCGGCGAGGAAGCGCTTCGCAACCTAGACGAGGCGGGCATCGTGTACATCGGCGCCGAGGTCGAGCCTGGCGACATTCTGGCGGGCAAGATCACCCCCAAGGGTGAATCGCCGATGACGCCCGAGGAAAAGCTGCTTCGCGCGATCTTTGGTGAAAAGGCGTCGGACGTTCGCGACACCTCCCTTCGCCTGCCGCCGGGCGTTGCCGGCACCGTCGTCGAGGTCCGGGTGTTCAACCGCCACGGCATCGACAAGGACGAGCGCGCGATGGCGATCGAGCGCGAAGAGATCGAGCGCCTGAAGAAGGACTCGGACGACGAGCGCGGCATCCTCAACCGTGCGACCTGGTCGCGCCTGAAGGAAATGCTGCTCGGCCAGACCGCGACCGCGGCGCCCAAGGGCGTCAAGAAGGGCGTCGTGATCGACGACGCGCTGCTCGACAGCGTCGAGCGGCACGAATGGTGGAAGTTCGGCGTGGCTGACGATGGCGTCCAGTCGAACCTGGAAGCCGTCAAGGTCCAGTATGACGAAGCCGCCAAGAAGATCACCGACAAGTTCCACGATCGGCGCGACAAGCTCGAGCGTGGTGATGAGCTGCCGCCGGGCGTGCTCAAGATGGTCAAGGTGTTCGTCGCGGTGAAGCGCAAGCTGCAGCCGGGGGACAAGATGGCAGGCCGCCACGGCAATAAGGGTGTGATTTCGCGCATCCTGCCACAGGAGGACATGCCGTTCCTGGAGGATGGAACGCCGGTCGATCTGGTGCTCAACCCGCTGGGCGTGCCGTCGCGCATGAACGTCGGACAGATCTTTGAAACGCATCTGGGCTGGGCCGCGCGCGGTCTTGGTCGTCAGATCACCCAGGCGCTCGAAGAATGGCGCGAGGCCAATCCCAATCCCGAGCCGGGCGCGATGCCCGACGCGGTCAAGGATCGGTTGAAGACCGTCTATGGCGAGAAGTATCACGCCGAGATCGACGAGCGGAACGGCGACCAGATCATCGAACTGGCGCAGCATCTTAAGAACGGCGTGCCGATGGCGACGCCGGTGTTCGATGGTGCTCGCGAGGCCGATGTCGCGGCGATGCTCGAGCTGGCGGGTCTCGACCCGTCGGGTCAGGTGACGCTGTTCGACGGGCGCACCGGTGATGCGTTCGATCGCAAGGTGACGGTGGGCTATATCTACATGCTCAAGCTGCATCACCTTGTGGACGACAAGATCCACGCGCGTTCGATCGGGCCGTACTCGCTCGTCACCCAGCAGCCGCTGGGCGGTAAGGCGCAGTTCGGCGGCCAGCGCTTCGGTGAGATGGAGGTGTGGGCGCTGCAGGCGTACGGCGCCGCCTACACGCTGCAGGAAATGCTGACGGTGAAGTCGGACGATGTGGTCGGTCGCACCAAGGTCTACGAAGCGATCGTCAAGGGTGACGACACGTTCGAGGCGGGCATCCCGGAGAGCTTCAACGTGCTCGTCAAGGAAATGCGCTCGCTGGGCCTGAACGTCGAATTGAAGACGATGGAACTCGGCTACGATTCGGACGGCGTGCAGATCGCGGCGGAATAA
- a CDS encoding threonine synthase: protein MQSNANLVTERPTFVSHLECGLTGERYEADRLHGLSAAGRPLLVRYDLPAVRAALTKEALAQRPRDLWRWRELLPVRDTANIVSLGENETPLVTLDRTGERLAARAPIVKDEGRLPTGSFKARGLVMAISMAKALGVETIAMPTNGNAGAAAAAYATRAGIESIIFCPDDTPEINVREIAAQGGRVYRVNGLIDDCGKIVGEGAKANGWFDLSTLKEPYRIEGKKTMGLELAEQFGWELPDAIFYPTGGGTGLIGMWKAFDELEAIGFIGSRRPRMYAVQASGCAPIVRAFEAGERHAERWEDAHTLAAGIRVPKAVGDFLILDAVRESGGKALAVGDPAIVAAVEEAAKDGLLLCPEGGATLAAYERALADGEIGRDEQVVLFNCATGLKYPMPDKSRTLDRHGAIDLAGL from the coding sequence ATGCAAAGCAACGCCAACCTCGTCACCGAGCGTCCGACCTTCGTCTCTCACCTCGAATGCGGCCTGACCGGCGAACGCTACGAAGCCGATCGCCTCCACGGCCTGTCCGCCGCCGGGCGCCCGCTGCTGGTCCGCTACGACCTACCCGCGGTGCGTGCTGCGCTCACCAAGGAAGCGCTCGCGCAGCGCCCGCGCGACCTGTGGCGCTGGCGCGAATTGCTCCCCGTGCGCGATACCGCGAACATCGTCAGCCTGGGCGAGAACGAAACCCCGCTGGTCACGCTCGACCGCACCGGCGAGCGCCTGGCGGCGCGCGCGCCGATCGTGAAGGACGAAGGGCGACTGCCCACCGGATCGTTCAAGGCGCGCGGGCTGGTGATGGCGATCAGCATGGCCAAGGCGCTGGGCGTCGAGACAATCGCGATGCCGACCAACGGCAATGCCGGCGCGGCGGCGGCGGCCTATGCGACGCGCGCGGGGATCGAGAGCATCATCTTTTGCCCCGACGACACGCCCGAGATCAACGTGCGCGAGATCGCGGCGCAGGGCGGCCGGGTCTATCGCGTCAACGGGCTGATCGACGATTGCGGCAAGATCGTCGGGGAGGGGGCCAAGGCCAATGGCTGGTTCGACCTCTCGACGCTCAAGGAGCCGTATCGGATCGAGGGCAAGAAGACGATGGGGCTCGAGCTGGCCGAACAATTCGGGTGGGAGCTGCCCGACGCGATCTTCTACCCCACCGGTGGCGGTACCGGCTTGATCGGCATGTGGAAGGCGTTCGACGAGCTCGAGGCGATCGGCTTCATCGGCTCGCGCCGCCCGCGCATGTATGCGGTGCAGGCATCGGGCTGCGCGCCGATCGTCCGCGCGTTCGAGGCGGGCGAGCGCCACGCCGAACGCTGGGAAGACGCGCACACGCTGGCGGCGGGGATCCGCGTGCCCAAGGCGGTGGGCGATTTCCTGATCCTCGACGCGGTGCGCGAAAGCGGCGGCAAGGCGCTTGCGGTGGGCGATCCTGCGATCGTCGCTGCGGTTGAGGAGGCGGCGAAGGACGGGCTGCTGCTGTGCCCGGAGGGCGGCGCGACGCTGGCGGCGTATGAGCGCGCGCTCGCCGATGGCGAGATCGGGCGCGATGAGCAGGTGGTGTTGTTCAACTGCGCGACGGGGTTGAAATATCCGATGCCCGACAAGTCGCGGACGCTCGATCGGCATGGGGCGATTGATTTGGCGGGGCTCTGA
- a CDS encoding L,D-transpeptidase family protein — MRNIRLTALLLTSLAAPAAAQTQAPSPRAPAMPAAPPARIIPPAMQTTPLPPSIPVPMVQPVAPLPVLTPVQATQLAALLEQDGAVQGLRSVDAAVSIPQANDALVRAALDHAHAVHAGRLDTADFQEDWALRPAAYDPRPAFAKAVAEDRIAQWFAALPPPWAGYDGLREGLTRYRGIVTAGGWQAIPAGADLSMGSKGARVAALRKRLAIEDPEVVATGDSFDATLKAAVQRAQRRYGLNPTGTVSTQTIGALNVPARDRVRQIMANMERWRWLPHELPKNRIQVNIAAAVLTVFEGDSPVMSMKAVTGKPGGGETPMLQSTIHSVVLNPPWNVPSSIANRELFPKGDGYLKANNFRIIGEGPNRRLQQASGDTSALGRFKFDFDNPFAVYLHDTPAQAGFSRFDRLASHGCIRLEKPAELAKLLLRDVPEWSEAAIDEQVTTTTKTVRARLNTPVQVYLLYWTAFASANGQMSFRADPYKWDAVLADKIERRSAAQVASR; from the coding sequence ATGCGCAATATCCGCCTGACTGCCCTGCTCCTGACCTCGCTCGCCGCCCCCGCGGCCGCGCAGACGCAGGCGCCGTCGCCGCGCGCGCCCGCAATGCCCGCCGCCCCGCCCGCGCGGATCATCCCGCCGGCGATGCAGACCACCCCGCTACCGCCATCGATCCCGGTGCCGATGGTGCAGCCGGTCGCGCCGCTCCCGGTGCTTACCCCGGTCCAGGCAACCCAGCTGGCAGCGTTGCTGGAGCAGGATGGCGCGGTGCAGGGACTGCGGTCGGTAGATGCTGCGGTTTCGATCCCGCAGGCGAACGACGCGTTGGTTCGCGCTGCGCTCGATCATGCGCATGCGGTGCATGCCGGGCGGCTCGATACCGCCGATTTCCAGGAGGATTGGGCGCTGCGCCCCGCTGCCTACGACCCCCGCCCTGCCTTTGCCAAGGCGGTGGCCGAGGATCGGATCGCGCAGTGGTTCGCCGCGCTGCCGCCCCCCTGGGCCGGCTATGACGGCTTGCGCGAGGGCCTCACGCGCTATCGCGGTATCGTCACCGCGGGCGGCTGGCAGGCGATCCCCGCCGGCGCCGACTTGTCGATGGGATCGAAGGGCGCGCGTGTCGCCGCGCTACGCAAGCGCTTGGCGATCGAGGATCCCGAGGTGGTCGCGACCGGCGACAGCTTCGACGCCACGTTGAAGGCGGCAGTACAGCGCGCGCAGCGCCGCTACGGGCTGAACCCCACCGGCACCGTTTCGACCCAGACGATCGGCGCGCTCAACGTGCCCGCCCGCGACCGCGTGCGCCAGATCATGGCGAATATGGAGCGCTGGCGCTGGCTGCCGCACGAGCTGCCCAAGAACCGGATCCAGGTAAACATCGCCGCCGCGGTGCTGACGGTGTTCGAGGGTGACAGCCCGGTGATGTCGATGAAGGCGGTCACCGGCAAACCCGGCGGCGGCGAGACGCCGATGCTGCAATCGACGATCCACTCGGTGGTGCTCAATCCGCCGTGGAACGTGCCGTCGAGCATCGCCAATCGCGAGCTGTTCCCGAAGGGCGATGGCTATCTCAAGGCCAACAACTTCCGCATCATCGGCGAAGGCCCCAACCGCCGCCTACAACAGGCATCGGGCGACACCAGCGCGCTCGGCCGCTTCAAATTCGACTTCGACAATCCGTTCGCGGTGTATCTGCACGACACCCCGGCGCAGGCTGGCTTCTCGCGCTTTGACCGGCTGGCGAGCCATGGTTGCATCCGGCTCGAAAAGCCCGCCGAGCTCGCCAAATTGCTACTGCGCGACGTTCCCGAATGGAGCGAGGCGGCGATCGACGAGCAGGTGACGACCACCACCAAGACCGTCCGCGCGCGGCTCAACACCCCGGTGCAGGTGTATCTGCTCTATTGGACCGCGTTTGCGAGCGCGAACGGGCAGATGAGCTTCCGCGCCGATCCGTATAAATGGGACGCGGTGCTGGCCGACAAGATCGAACGCCGTTCGGCCGCGCAGGTCGCGAGCCGGTGA
- the rplL gene encoding 50S ribosomal protein L7/L12, with the protein MADLNKLVDDLSALTVLEAAELSKMLEEKWGVSAAAAVAAPAAGGGAAAPAAEEQTEFDVILTGDGGKKINVIKEVRAITALGLTEAKALVESAPKAVKEGVSKDEAAKIKAQLEAAGATVEVK; encoded by the coding sequence ATGGCTGACCTGAACAAGCTCGTCGACGACCTGAGCGCCCTGACCGTCCTGGAAGCCGCCGAGCTTTCGAAGATGCTCGAAGAGAAGTGGGGCGTTTCGGCTGCTGCCGCAGTTGCAGCACCTGCCGCTGGCGGCGGCGCTGCCGCTCCTGCTGCTGAAGAGCAGACCGAATTCGACGTGATCCTCACCGGCGACGGTGGCAAGAAGATCAACGTGATTAAGGAAGTCCGCGCGATCACCGCACTCGGCCTGACCGAAGCAAAGGCGCTGGTCGAGTCGGCTCCCAAGGCCGTCAAGGAAGGCGTGTCGAAGGACGAAGCCGCCAAGATCAAGGCCCAGCTGGAAGCCGCCGGCGCGACCGTCGAAGTCAAGTAA
- the rplJ gene encoding 50S ribosomal protein L10 — MDRSQKTDAVAALNSTFNEVAVVVVTRNLGMTVAQSTQLRTKMREAGASYKVSKNSLARIALAGTEYEGLSDLLTGPVALATSTDPVAAAKVIAEFAKTNDKIEIVGGAMGSQMLDVDGVKALATLPSLDELRGKLVGLIVAPATKIATIAQAPAAQIARVLSAYAEKEAA, encoded by the coding sequence ATGGATCGTTCGCAAAAGACCGACGCCGTCGCCGCGCTGAACAGCACCTTCAACGAAGTTGCCGTGGTGGTCGTCACCCGCAACCTCGGGATGACCGTCGCCCAGTCGACGCAACTCCGCACGAAGATGCGCGAAGCCGGTGCCAGCTACAAGGTCAGCAAGAACAGCCTTGCTCGCATCGCCCTTGCGGGCACCGAGTATGAAGGTCTGTCGGACCTGCTGACCGGCCCCGTAGCCCTTGCTACCTCGACCGATCCCGTGGCTGCGGCCAAGGTGATCGCCGAGTTCGCCAAGACGAACGACAAGATCGAAATCGTCGGCGGCGCAATGGGCAGCCAGATGCTCGACGTCGATGGCGTGAAGGCGCTGGCGACGCTGCCGTCGCTGGACGAACTTCGTGGCAAGCTTGTGGGGCTCATCGTGGCACCTGCAACCAAGATCGCGACGATCGCTCAGGCACCGGCCGCGCAGATCGCGCGCGTGCTTTCGGCATATGCGGAGAAGGAAGCCGCCTGA
- a CDS encoding L,D-transpeptidase family protein: protein MVNGNILRKTRSLRLAALVLAATLAPQVAQARTPEVRSVLALEAPLVPGEYAWNADGVAAGPTRIVIDLTAQKLYVYRGGVEIGRAFILYGADHKPTPIGTFPILQKKRHHISNLYNAPMPYMQRLTWGGVAIHGSEVEANAATHGCVGVPDEFAALLFDATKMGDVVTVTRKWMPALYAAEIDAPDPHAIEEVVESVAEAPVAVAANEVVGAPYAVLTPPE from the coding sequence ATGGTTAACGGCAACATCCTGCGAAAGACACGGTCGCTTCGACTGGCTGCGCTGGTCTTGGCGGCAACGCTCGCGCCGCAGGTTGCCCAGGCGCGCACCCCCGAGGTTCGCAGCGTGCTCGCACTCGAGGCGCCTTTGGTGCCGGGTGAATATGCCTGGAACGCCGATGGCGTCGCCGCGGGCCCGACGCGGATCGTGATCGATCTGACCGCGCAGAAGCTGTACGTCTATCGCGGCGGGGTAGAGATCGGGCGCGCGTTCATCCTCTATGGCGCCGACCACAAGCCGACGCCGATAGGTACCTTCCCGATCCTGCAGAAGAAGCGCCACCACATCTCGAACCTATACAACGCGCCGATGCCGTACATGCAGCGGCTGACCTGGGGCGGGGTGGCGATCCATGGTAGCGAGGTCGAGGCCAATGCCGCGACGCATGGCTGTGTCGGCGTCCCCGACGAATTCGCGGCGCTGCTGTTCGACGCGACCAAGATGGGCGACGTCGTGACGGTCACGCGCAAATGGATGCCGGCGCTGTACGCGGCCGAGATCGACGCGCCCGACCCGCATGCGATCGAAGAAGTGGTCGAGTCGGTCGCGGAAGCCCCGGTGGCCGTTGCGGCGAACGAAGTCGTTGGCGCGCCTTATGCAGTCCTCACCCCGCCCGAGTGA
- the rplA gene encoding 50S ribosomal protein L1: protein MANLSKKQKALTIDREKLHPIDEAIALARSNATSKFDETIEVAMNLGVDPRHADQMVRGVVTLPKGTGKTVRVGVFAKGAKADEAREAGADVVGAEDLMEIIQGGKIDFDRCIATPDMMGVVGRLGKILGPKGMMPNPKLGTVTMNVAEAVKAAKGGQVEYRVEKAGIIHSGIGKASFPAEDLRANFDALVDAVVKAKPTGAKGKYVRKIAVSSSMGPGIKVDVAEVGV, encoded by the coding sequence ATGGCCAATCTGAGCAAGAAGCAGAAGGCACTCACGATCGACCGTGAGAAGCTGCACCCGATCGACGAAGCGATCGCGCTGGCCCGCAGCAACGCGACCTCGAAGTTCGACGAGACGATCGAAGTCGCGATGAACCTCGGCGTCGACCCGCGTCATGCAGACCAGATGGTCCGCGGCGTCGTTACGCTCCCGAAAGGAACGGGTAAGACCGTTCGCGTCGGCGTGTTCGCCAAGGGCGCCAAGGCCGACGAAGCACGCGAAGCAGGTGCCGACGTCGTTGGTGCCGAAGACCTGATGGAGATCATCCAGGGCGGCAAGATCGACTTCGACCGCTGCATCGCCACGCCCGATATGATGGGCGTCGTCGGCCGCCTCGGCAAGATCCTGGGACCGAAGGGCATGATGCCCAACCCCAAGCTCGGCACCGTGACGATGAACGTCGCCGAAGCCGTCAAGGCAGCCAAGGGCGGCCAGGTCGAATATCGCGTCGAAAAGGCCGGCATCATCCATTCGGGCATCGGCAAGGCGTCGTTCCCGGCCGAAGACCTGCGCGCCAACTTCGATGCGCTGGTCGACGCGGTGGTCAAGGCCAAGCCGACCGGCGCCAAGGGCAAGTATGTCCGCAAGATCGCGGTCAGCTCGTCGATGGGCCCGGGGATCAAGGTCGACGTCGCCGAAGTCGGCGTCTGA
- the rplK gene encoding 50S ribosomal protein L11 has protein sequence MAKKITGYIKLQVPAGKANPSPPIGPALGQRGVNIMEFCKAFNASTGDQEVGTPLPTVITVYADRSFSFETKTPPATYLIKKAAGLKSGSKEPGKVSAGSIKRSQLSEIATAKMKDLNANDIDAATKIIEGSARAMGLQVVEG, from the coding sequence ATGGCAAAGAAGATTACCGGCTATATCAAGCTGCAGGTTCCTGCAGGCAAGGCGAACCCCTCGCCGCCGATCGGCCCCGCATTGGGTCAGCGCGGCGTGAACATCATGGAGTTCTGCAAGGCGTTCAACGCATCGACCGGCGACCAGGAGGTCGGCACCCCGCTGCCCACCGTCATCACCGTCTATGCCGATCGCTCGTTCAGCTTCGAGACCAAGACCCCGCCCGCCACGTATCTGATCAAGAAGGCCGCTGGCCTGAAATCGGGTTCGAAGGAGCCGGGCAAGGTTTCGGCCGGATCGATCAAGCGCTCGCAGCTTTCGGAAATCGCGACCGCGAAGATGAAGGATCTGAACGCCAACGACATCGACGCCGCAACGAAGATCATCGAAGGCTCCGCACGCGCGATGGGCCTCCAGGTAGTGGAGGGCTGA